A DNA window from Verrucomicrobiia bacterium contains the following coding sequences:
- a CDS encoding iron-sulfur cluster assembly accessory protein gives MIAASTTQNRPAATFRVGDERLIKVTESAAKKVGSLLARQGRAQGVLRVAVVGGGCSGLQYKMDLQDGPANRDILVESCGIRVVVDPKSALYVTGSELDYVDALQEGGFKVKNPNAATSCSCGESFSA, from the coding sequence ATGATCGCCGCATCCACAACCCAAAATCGTCCCGCCGCCACCTTTCGCGTCGGCGATGAGCGCCTGATCAAAGTCACTGAAAGCGCCGCAAAAAAAGTTGGCTCGCTCCTCGCCCGCCAGGGTCGCGCCCAGGGCGTTCTGCGCGTCGCCGTCGTCGGCGGCGGCTGCTCCGGTTTGCAATACAAAATGGATTTGCAGGACGGCCCCGCCAACCGCGATATCCTCGTCGAGTCCTGCGGCATTCGCGTGGTTGTGGACCCCAAGAGCGCCCTTTACGTGACCGGAAGCGAACTCGATTACGTGGATGCCTTGCAGGAAGGCGGCTTCAAAGTGAAAAATCCCAACGCCGCCACCAGTTGCTCCTGCGGCGAAAGTTTCAGCGCGTAA
- the purB gene encoding adenylosuccinate lyase, translating to MIQRYSRAEMRDIWSEQRKLEIWLQIELLASEALTKQGLVPKKDFAQMKARAAFNLERCKELERTLNHDVIAFTTNVAENIGAPASRWLHFGLTSSDVGDTAFAVQMAQSAELLIADVKALREVIAAKARKYQFTPMIGRSHGIHAEPTTFGLKLALMYDEFGRAEQRLVAVKKSVAVGKLSGAVGTSAHLSPQVEAFVCKNLGLRPAPIATQVIQRDLHAEFIGAIALVGASIERWATEFRHLQRTEVLEAEEFFAAGQKGSSAMPHKRNPITGERLTGLARVLRGNAIAALENVALWHERDISHSSVERVIFPDSCTLLDYMLVTLRKLTEGLIVYPENMRRNLALTLGMWNSQTILLALIRKGLTREAAYELVQRNAMKTWQSKHAGDANADFKTQLLADPEVAEFLTRAELDKLCNLDFHFKQVKARFKKLGI from the coding sequence ATGATACAACGGTATTCCCGCGCCGAGATGCGCGACATCTGGAGCGAGCAACGCAAGCTGGAAATCTGGCTGCAAATCGAACTCCTCGCCAGCGAAGCCCTCACCAAACAAGGCCTCGTTCCCAAAAAAGATTTTGCGCAAATGAAAGCTCGCGCCGCCTTCAACCTCGAGCGTTGCAAGGAACTCGAGCGCACCCTGAACCACGACGTCATCGCCTTCACCACTAATGTCGCCGAAAACATCGGCGCCCCCGCCAGCCGCTGGCTCCACTTCGGCCTCACCAGCAGCGACGTCGGCGATACCGCCTTCGCCGTGCAGATGGCGCAATCCGCCGAACTTCTCATCGCCGATGTGAAAGCCCTGCGCGAAGTCATCGCCGCCAAGGCCCGCAAATATCAATTCACCCCCATGATCGGCCGCAGTCACGGCATCCACGCCGAGCCCACCACCTTTGGCCTCAAGCTCGCCTTGATGTACGACGAATTTGGCCGCGCTGAACAACGCCTCGTTGCCGTAAAAAAATCCGTGGCCGTCGGCAAACTTTCCGGCGCCGTCGGCACCAGCGCGCATCTCTCGCCCCAAGTCGAAGCCTTCGTCTGCAAAAATCTCGGCCTGCGTCCCGCGCCCATCGCCACGCAAGTCATCCAGCGCGATCTCCACGCCGAATTCATCGGTGCGATTGCCCTCGTCGGCGCGAGCATCGAACGCTGGGCCACGGAATTCCGCCACCTCCAGCGCACCGAAGTTTTGGAAGCCGAGGAATTTTTCGCCGCCGGCCAGAAAGGTTCCAGCGCCATGCCGCACAAACGCAACCCCATCACCGGCGAACGCCTCACCGGCCTCGCGCGCGTCCTGCGCGGCAACGCCATCGCCGCCCTGGAAAATGTCGCCCTCTGGCACGAGCGCGACATCAGCCACAGCAGTGTCGAGCGCGTCATCTTTCCCGATTCCTGCACGCTCCTCGACTACATGCTCGTCACGCTGCGCAAACTCACCGAGGGCCTCATCGTTTATCCCGAGAACATGCGGCGCAACCTCGCGCTCACGCTCGGCATGTGGAATTCCCAAACCATTTTGCTCGCGCTCATCCGCAAAGGCCTCACCCGCGAAGCTGCCTACGAACTCGTCCAGCGCAACGCCATGAAAACCTGGCAGTCCAAGCACGCCGGCGATGCTAATGCCGATTTCAAAACCCAACTCCTCGCCGACCCCGAAGTCGCCGAATTCCTCACCCGCGCCGAACTCGACAAACTCTGCAACCTCGACTTCCATTTCAAGCAAGTAAAAGCCCGCTTCAAAAAGCTTGGCATTTGA
- a CDS encoding DUF1697 domain-containing protein has product MNTFIALLRAVNVGGTGKLPMQDLKTLCEKAGFTNAQTYIASGNVIFKSKKSEAQVKALLESQIEKHAGKPISVLVRTPVEMSEILAQNPFPNAASNRTVAIFLDAPPPRNALDEITGHKNEEIKLGLREIYVHYGDGMADSKLKIPAATAGTARNLNTVRRLIELAVNL; this is encoded by the coding sequence ATGAACACCTTCATCGCTCTCCTGCGCGCCGTAAACGTCGGAGGCACCGGAAAACTCCCCATGCAAGACCTCAAGACCTTGTGTGAAAAAGCCGGCTTCACCAACGCGCAAACCTACATCGCCAGCGGCAACGTCATCTTCAAAAGCAAAAAATCCGAAGCCCAGGTCAAAGCTCTGCTCGAATCACAAATCGAAAAGCACGCAGGTAAACCCATAAGCGTTCTCGTTCGCACACCTGTTGAGATGTCAGAGATACTAGCCCAAAATCCCTTTCCCAACGCCGCATCCAACCGCACTGTGGCCATTTTCCTCGACGCCCCGCCGCCACGCAATGCCCTCGACGAAATCACCGGCCACAAAAACGAAGAAATAAAATTGGGCCTGCGCGAGATCTACGTCCACTACGGCGACGGCATGGCCGATTCCAAATTAAAAATTCCCGCCGCCACCGCCGGAACCGCGCGCAATCTGAACACCGTCCGCAGACTTATCGAGTTGGCGGTAAATCTATAA
- the glgB gene encoding 1,4-alpha-glucan branching protein GlgB, with protein sequence MLLTQDELQSLIHARHRTPHQLLGMHPLGDGSGVVVRALLPNAAKVEIEPTHEKKKPKFQLKQLDKCGLYEGTTAAAKDVYAYDLIITDYQGNTRRTRDAYSFLPTLSETDLYLFGKGDERRIYEKLGAQLRTIDGVAGTSFAVWAPNAQRMSVVGDFNGWDGRYHAMRLLGASGVWELFVPGVGEGTHYKYEIKGANGDLFLKTDPYGFFFEAAPKNASIVWNNQKFAWTDDAWCKRRRESNALKSPMSVYELHLGSWRKKSVAESFSYRELAGMLVPYVTQMGFTHVELLPVSEHAFYPSWGYQVTGFYSPTTRYGTPDDFQYFVNALHEAGIGVLIDWVPAHFPRDEFALAKFDGTALYEHEDPRKGAHQDWGTLIFNYGRHEVSNFLTANALFWCERYHIDGLRVDAVASMLYLDYSRREGEWVPNQYGGRENLEAIEFLKKFNYLTHTEHPGVVTIAEESTAWPLVTRPPYLGGLGFSFKWNMGWMHDTLNYFQRDPVYRSHHQNDLTFAMLYHYNENFVLPLSHDEVVHGKSSLLGRMPGDDWQKFANLRSLLGYQWTFPGKPLLFMGCEFGQSAEWNANASLDWHLLDQGPYHRGLQRFVEDLNRLYLSEAGLYESDYDIGGFYWIDCADHRNSVFSFIRQNHDQTSVLLVVLNLTPLMRTHYRIGLPRPGRWSELLNSDAAIYGGGNRGNLGGVMSEDYNVHNQSYSAEFTLPPLSILVFRPEH encoded by the coding sequence ATGCTTCTAACCCAAGACGAACTTCAAAGTCTCATCCACGCGCGGCATCGCACGCCCCATCAACTTCTCGGCATGCACCCGCTGGGCGACGGTTCCGGCGTGGTGGTGCGCGCGTTATTACCGAATGCGGCCAAGGTCGAAATCGAGCCTACGCACGAGAAAAAAAAGCCGAAGTTTCAACTCAAGCAGTTGGACAAGTGCGGCCTTTACGAAGGCACGACCGCTGCGGCCAAGGACGTCTATGCTTACGATTTGATCATCACCGATTACCAGGGCAATACGCGCCGCACGCGCGATGCCTATTCTTTTTTGCCGACGCTGAGCGAGACGGATTTGTATTTGTTCGGCAAGGGCGATGAGCGGCGCATTTACGAAAAGCTTGGGGCGCAATTAAGGACGATTGACGGCGTCGCGGGCACGAGCTTTGCGGTGTGGGCGCCGAACGCGCAGCGCATGAGCGTGGTCGGCGATTTCAACGGCTGGGATGGGCGTTATCATGCGATGCGGCTGCTCGGCGCGTCGGGCGTGTGGGAATTGTTCGTGCCGGGCGTGGGCGAGGGCACGCATTATAAATACGAAATCAAGGGCGCGAACGGCGATTTGTTTTTGAAGACGGACCCGTACGGATTCTTTTTCGAGGCCGCGCCGAAGAATGCGTCCATCGTTTGGAACAACCAGAAATTTGCGTGGACGGACGACGCGTGGTGCAAGCGCCGCCGCGAGAGCAACGCGCTCAAATCGCCGATGAGCGTGTACGAATTGCATCTCGGTTCGTGGCGAAAAAAATCGGTGGCGGAGTCCTTCAGCTATCGTGAACTCGCCGGGATGCTGGTCCCGTATGTCACGCAAATGGGTTTCACGCATGTCGAATTGCTTCCCGTTTCCGAGCACGCATTTTATCCCTCGTGGGGTTATCAGGTGACGGGATTTTATTCACCGACGACGCGTTACGGCACACCGGATGATTTTCAATATTTCGTGAACGCGCTGCACGAAGCGGGAATCGGCGTGCTCATTGACTGGGTTCCCGCGCATTTTCCGCGCGACGAATTTGCGCTGGCGAAATTCGACGGCACGGCGCTTTACGAGCACGAAGATCCGCGCAAGGGCGCGCATCAGGATTGGGGCACACTGATTTTTAATTATGGCCGCCATGAAGTGAGCAATTTTCTCACGGCCAACGCGCTGTTCTGGTGCGAGCGTTATCACATTGATGGGCTGCGGGTGGATGCCGTGGCCTCGATGCTTTATCTCGATTATTCGCGGCGGGAGGGCGAATGGGTTCCGAACCAATATGGTGGCCGTGAAAATCTGGAGGCGATTGAGTTTCTCAAAAAATTCAATTACCTCACTCACACCGAACATCCGGGCGTGGTGACGATTGCGGAAGAATCCACCGCGTGGCCGCTGGTGACGCGTCCGCCGTATCTGGGTGGCTTGGGATTTTCGTTCAAATGGAACATGGGCTGGATGCATGACACGCTGAATTATTTCCAGCGCGATCCGGTTTATCGCAGTCATCATCAGAACGATCTCACGTTCGCGATGCTGTATCATTACAACGAAAATTTTGTCCTGCCGCTTTCGCATGATGAAGTGGTGCATGGCAAAAGTTCGTTGCTTGGCCGGATGCCCGGTGATGACTGGCAAAAATTTGCGAACCTCCGCTCGCTGCTGGGCTATCAATGGACGTTCCCGGGAAAGCCGCTGCTTTTCATGGGCTGCGAATTTGGACAGAGCGCTGAGTGGAATGCGAATGCTTCGCTTGATTGGCATCTGCTGGATCAGGGGCCGTATCATCGCGGGCTTCAACGATTTGTCGAGGACTTGAATCGCCTCTATCTTTCAGAAGCGGGATTGTATGAATCGGATTACGACATCGGTGGATTTTATTGGATAGATTGCGCCGATCATCGCAACAGCGTGTTCAGTTTCATCCGGCAGAATCACGATCAGACGAGTGTGCTGCTGGTGGTGTTGAATTTGACGCCGTTGATGCGGACGCATTATCGGATCGGGCTGCCGCGTCCGGGGCGCTGGAGTGAATTGTTGAACAGCGACGCCGCGATTTATGGCGGCGGGAATCGCGGGAATTTAGGCGGGGTGATGTCGGAAGATTATAATGTTCACAACCAATCGTACTCGGCCGAGTTCACGCTGCCGCCGTTGAGTATTTTGGTGTTCCGTCCCGAGCATTGA
- the coaE gene encoding dephospho-CoA kinase (Dephospho-CoA kinase (CoaE) performs the final step in coenzyme A biosynthesis.): MKVYGLTGGIGMGKSVAATTLSERGIAVVDTDLIARQIVEPGEPALGEIQAAFGQELVGADGRLRRDELARRVFGDNAARKRLEEILHPRIRTIWQAQVEAWCKENRPLAVVVIPLLYETAAENCFDAVICVACSAATQKQRLQNRGWDADQIKKRIASQWPVEKKMDRANFVVWTESSIEVHQAQLSRVIG, translated from the coding sequence ATGAAAGTCTATGGCTTGACCGGTGGCATCGGCATGGGCAAATCCGTGGCCGCGACGACGCTTAGTGAACGAGGCATCGCGGTCGTGGATACCGACCTTATTGCGCGTCAAATCGTCGAGCCGGGAGAACCGGCGTTGGGCGAAATTCAAGCCGCGTTCGGTCAGGAGTTGGTTGGCGCGGACGGACGATTGCGCCGCGACGAACTGGCTCGGCGGGTCTTCGGCGATAACGCCGCACGGAAGCGTCTCGAAGAAATTCTTCATCCGCGCATCCGAACGATCTGGCAGGCGCAAGTCGAAGCGTGGTGCAAAGAGAATCGTCCGCTCGCGGTCGTGGTGATTCCATTGCTCTATGAAACCGCGGCGGAGAATTGTTTCGACGCCGTGATTTGCGTTGCGTGCTCGGCTGCCACGCAAAAGCAACGCCTTCAAAATCGCGGCTGGGATGCGGATCAGATCAAAAAACGCATCGCCTCGCAATGGCCGGTGGAAAAGAAAATGGACCGAGCGAATTTCGTGGTGTGGACTGAGAGCAGTATTGAAGTTCACCAAGCGCAACTTTCGCGCGTCATTGGCTAA
- a CDS encoding FAD:protein FMN transferase has protein sequence MKTVALARNAMATRFELLLHGENEAALRAAGEEALGEIDRVESQLSLYLPTSEIAHVNARAAAEPVRVSPNVFHLLEHCRQLTHETKNAFDISLGALTRCWGFMGGLGRVPTSDEINTARERTGMRHVELNPENFTVRFKVPGVILDLGAIGKGYAIERAVGLLREAGITSALIHGGTSSVYGIGSPPGTDAWQITLDCPEPPAGTEKPQKSDLLVTLRDEALSVSGNQEKSFQQEGKTYGHIMHSRPGMPASGIMLAAVAMPSVTESDALSTAAFLMGAHAFVSIAASRPKMRAWFITDSPEAERPGYFLNRLI, from the coding sequence ATGAAAACCGTCGCGCTCGCCCGCAACGCCATGGCGACCCGTTTCGAGCTTCTCCTCCACGGCGAGAATGAAGCTGCCCTGCGCGCCGCCGGTGAAGAAGCCCTCGGCGAGATTGACCGCGTCGAAAGCCAACTCAGCCTCTACCTCCCCACCAGCGAGATCGCCCACGTCAATGCCCGCGCCGCCGCCGAACCCGTGCGCGTCAGCCCCAATGTTTTTCACCTCCTCGAACACTGCCGCCAGTTGACCCACGAAACTAAAAACGCTTTCGATATCAGCCTCGGCGCGCTTACCCGCTGTTGGGGTTTCATGGGCGGCTTGGGACGCGTGCCCACCAGCGACGAAATCAACACCGCCCGCGAACGCACCGGCATGCGGCACGTCGAACTGAACCCCGAAAATTTCACCGTTCGTTTTAAAGTTCCCGGTGTGATCCTCGACCTTGGCGCCATCGGCAAAGGCTACGCCATCGAACGCGCCGTGGGATTGTTGCGCGAAGCCGGCATCACCAGTGCACTGATTCACGGCGGCACGAGTTCGGTCTATGGCATCGGCAGCCCTCCCGGCACGGACGCCTGGCAAATCACTTTGGATTGCCCCGAACCGCCCGCAGGTACGGAAAAGCCGCAAAAATCCGACCTGCTGGTAACCTTGCGCGACGAAGCGCTGTCCGTCTCCGGCAACCAGGAAAAATCATTTCAGCAGGAAGGCAAAACTTATGGCCACATCATGCACAGCCGCCCCGGTATGCCCGCCTCCGGCATCATGCTCGCAGCGGTGGCAATGCCTTCCGTCACAGAATCCGACGCCCTCTCCACCGCCGCGTTTCTCATGGGCGCACATGCTTTCGTCAGTATCGCCGCTTCACGCCCCAAAATGCGCGCTTGGTTCATCACCGATTCTCCTGAAGCGGAACGCCCGGGATATTTTCTCAACCGCCTAATATAA
- a CDS encoding rhomboid family intramembrane serine protease: protein MADTNDFEPASERPARPRGPVTITLVILNIIAFGFQLYAGRFHPAFPVDDYFALSLDGLRHHYFWQLLTFQFMHGGFLHIILNLWGLFIFGRVVEFTLGKRRMLQLYLLSGAIGGLVQMLGAWLLPNLFGTPGVVGASAGVFGLVAAFAVLYPNQKLYLLLFLIIPLRMRASTLIWLSVAFSVFGIFLPWIGPHLPHAIGLQLDGLMGNWAHAAHLGGIATGAWLTWKLLRNRRRTVPPVLRQPEVKSTLNINPASD from the coding sequence GTGGCAGACACAAACGATTTCGAGCCCGCAAGCGAGCGGCCAGCCAGACCCCGAGGACCGGTGACCATCACCCTGGTCATCCTCAATATTATCGCCTTCGGTTTTCAACTTTACGCCGGGCGATTTCATCCCGCTTTTCCCGTGGATGATTATTTTGCCCTCAGCCTCGACGGCTTGCGCCATCACTATTTCTGGCAACTGCTCACCTTCCAATTCATGCACGGCGGTTTCCTCCACATCATTCTGAACCTGTGGGGACTTTTTATTTTTGGCCGCGTCGTCGAATTCACTCTCGGCAAACGCCGCATGCTGCAACTCTATCTCCTCAGCGGCGCGATCGGCGGCCTCGTGCAAATGCTCGGCGCGTGGTTGCTTCCAAATTTATTTGGCACTCCCGGAGTCGTCGGCGCTTCAGCCGGAGTATTTGGCTTGGTCGCGGCCTTTGCGGTTCTCTATCCGAATCAAAAACTTTATCTGCTGCTCTTTCTCATCATTCCCTTGCGCATGCGCGCGAGCACGCTGATCTGGCTCTCAGTCGCGTTTTCCGTCTTTGGAATTTTCCTGCCGTGGATCGGGCCGCATCTGCCCCACGCAATCGGCTTGCAACTGGACGGCCTGATGGGGAATTGGGCCCACGCCGCGCATCTGGGCGGCATCGCGACCGGCGCGTGGTTGACTTGGAAATTATTGCGCAACCGCCGCCGCACCGTGCCGCCGGTCCTTCGCCAGCCCGAAGTGAAAAGTACATTGAACATCAACCCCGCATCGGACTAA
- a CDS encoding rhomboid family intramembrane serine protease, producing MLDDRSYMRGPSYDSRRSLTNTLIVTLLVLFVIQAFLTFYTNLRPTETFGLSVHGFREKHFWQIITFQFMHSVPWPWHVLGNCIGLYFIGRPMEETLGKQKFLTLYFLSGTLGGALELLATFLPHHFDAPVVGASAGIMGLLGAFAMIFPMQEFFLFFIPIPIRVIYLFWFLLLYSAFATLVPFDDSANAAHLGGLLTGVAFVKWGMNPARSFTQWNPFQRKERSERMIKAAVAGSSFSTMRRRSRQAAQDVPSAEFISKEVDPILDKISAHGIQSLTDREREILQAARAKMSKR from the coding sequence ATGTTGGACGATCGCTCATACATGCGCGGCCCGTCTTATGACTCTCGCCGGTCATTGACGAACACGCTGATCGTCACCCTGCTCGTCCTCTTCGTCATTCAGGCCTTTCTTACTTTTTACACCAACCTGCGCCCGACCGAAACCTTCGGCCTCAGCGTCCACGGTTTTCGTGAAAAACATTTCTGGCAGATCATCACCTTCCAATTCATGCACTCGGTCCCGTGGCCGTGGCATGTCCTCGGGAATTGTATTGGCCTCTATTTCATCGGCCGGCCAATGGAAGAAACCCTCGGCAAACAAAAATTTCTCACGCTCTATTTCCTCAGCGGCACCCTCGGTGGCGCACTCGAATTGCTCGCCACCTTCCTCCCGCATCATTTCGACGCCCCGGTCGTCGGCGCTTCCGCCGGCATCATGGGTTTGCTCGGCGCCTTCGCAATGATTTTTCCCATGCAGGAATTTTTCCTCTTCTTCATCCCGATTCCCATCCGCGTCATCTATCTCTTTTGGTTTCTGCTTTTATATTCGGCCTTTGCCACCCTCGTTCCCTTTGACGACTCCGCCAACGCCGCGCATCTCGGCGGCCTGCTCACCGGCGTCGCCTTCGTCAAATGGGGCATGAACCCCGCGCGCTCCTTCACGCAATGGAATCCCTTCCAGCGAAAAGAGCGCAGCGAACGCATGATTAAAGCCGCCGTCGCCGGTTCGTCATTTTCCACCATGCGCCGCCGCTCGCGCCAGGCCGCCCAGGACGTGCCCTCCGCAGAATTCATCAGCAAGGAAGTTGACCCCATCCTCGACAAAATTTCCGCCCACGGCATCCAAAGCCTCACCGACCGCGAACGCGAAATCCTCCAGGCCGCCCGCGCCAAAATGTCCAAACGCTGA
- a CDS encoding DnaJ domain-containing protein yields MTDNFALLNEPRRPWLDLDSLKEKFLALSTQTHPDRVHQSPEPERIAASARFAELNSAYQCLREPKERLRHLLELERGAKPADIQRVPENLMTAMFEIGQLCKQVDAFLLEYSRVTSPILKVPWFERAQNWVAQLSLRQQKIHSQREELLLELKAMNSAWETATASANRPLDRVEEMYRVLGYLTRWSEQIQERVVRLSL; encoded by the coding sequence ATGACCGACAACTTCGCCCTGCTGAACGAACCGCGCCGCCCGTGGCTCGACCTCGATTCACTCAAGGAAAAATTTCTCGCGCTCTCCACGCAAACCCATCCCGATCGCGTCCATCAATCGCCCGAACCCGAACGCATCGCCGCCAGCGCGCGCTTCGCCGAATTGAATTCCGCGTATCAATGTTTGCGCGAACCGAAGGAGCGCCTGCGCCACTTGCTCGAATTGGAACGCGGTGCAAAACCCGCCGACATCCAGCGCGTCCCGGAAAACCTGATGACCGCGATGTTCGAGATCGGCCAGCTATGCAAACAAGTGGATGCCTTCCTCCTCGAATATTCGCGCGTCACCTCGCCGATTTTAAAAGTCCCGTGGTTTGAACGCGCGCAAAATTGGGTCGCACAACTTTCCTTGCGCCAGCAAAAGATTCATTCTCAGCGCGAAGAATTATTGCTAGAACTCAAGGCCATGAATTCAGCGTGGGAAACCGCAACTGCCAGCGCCAACCGGCCACTCGATCGCGTCGAGGAAATGTATCGCGTGCTCGGCTATCTAACACGCTGGTCGGAACAAATTCAGGAACGTGTCGTGCGACTCTCCTTGTGA
- a CDS encoding Gfo/Idh/MocA family oxidoreductase, translating into MDNTNKPLAAVSTRRDFIKKTSTAAAVVATTNLFKTPVYGQNQAPSTGRTIGANDRITVAVIGLGVGIGQNHLKGIHDNESANNVQVVAACDLFSKRRDWAKNKDNCGLADADVYLEYRKVLDRKDVDAVVIATHDPWHSTISINALDAGKHVYCEKPMSRYLGEAFMVHDAVKRTGKTFQIGSQGCSAGGWQKCAELVSGGKIGTLVWAQGYYCRNSVGGEWNSNPFNLDPDYDKPENIDWETWQKPVHKHTPFNPDAFHRWRKYYPYCAGVLGDLAPHRLHPLMLASGNPEFPVRVTSLGTRNVHADRNTPDTIEREVPEHQQLLAEFPSGYLITLTCGTVNAKSPGFVVYGHKATLNIGDGGNRIELVPEREFSEEIDPATMDGMQPEDIRVHEKNFFDCIRSGKPTNANSDLAVRVQTVISLAEMSNRLNTMCLFDEKTRTITDGSGKKIEAITYGTLPES; encoded by the coding sequence ATGGATAATACGAACAAACCACTCGCTGCCGTCAGCACCCGCCGCGATTTCATCAAAAAAACCTCCACAGCCGCGGCAGTTGTGGCCACCACCAACCTCTTTAAAACGCCCGTTTACGGCCAGAATCAGGCGCCCTCGACCGGCCGAACCATTGGCGCGAACGACCGCATCACCGTCGCCGTCATCGGCCTCGGCGTCGGCATCGGCCAGAACCATTTGAAAGGCATCCACGACAACGAAAGCGCGAACAACGTGCAAGTCGTCGCCGCCTGTGACCTTTTCAGCAAACGCCGCGATTGGGCTAAAAACAAGGACAACTGCGGCCTCGCCGACGCCGATGTGTATCTCGAATACCGCAAGGTCCTCGACCGCAAGGACGTGGACGCCGTCGTCATCGCCACCCACGATCCGTGGCACTCGACCATTTCTATTAATGCCCTCGACGCCGGCAAACACGTCTATTGCGAAAAACCCATGAGCCGTTATCTCGGCGAAGCTTTCATGGTCCACGACGCCGTCAAGCGCACCGGCAAGACTTTTCAGATCGGCTCGCAAGGCTGCTCCGCTGGCGGCTGGCAGAAATGCGCCGAACTCGTCAGTGGTGGCAAGATCGGCACTCTCGTTTGGGCGCAGGGCTATTATTGCCGCAACAGTGTCGGCGGCGAATGGAATTCCAACCCCTTCAACCTCGACCCCGATTACGACAAGCCCGAAAACATTGATTGGGAAACCTGGCAGAAGCCCGTTCACAAACACACCCCCTTCAATCCCGATGCCTTCCATCGCTGGCGCAAATATTATCCCTACTGCGCGGGCGTCCTCGGCGATCTCGCGCCGCACCGCCTTCACCCGCTCATGCTCGCGTCCGGCAATCCGGAATTCCCCGTGCGCGTCACCAGTCTCGGCACGCGCAACGTCCATGCCGATCGCAACACGCCCGATACCATCGAGCGCGAAGTTCCCGAGCATCAGCAACTGCTCGCCGAATTCCCCAGCGGCTATCTCATCACCCTCACCTGCGGCACGGTCAACGCCAAGAGTCCTGGCTTCGTTGTTTACGGCCACAAAGCCACGCTGAACATCGGCGACGGCGGCAACCGCATCGAACTCGTGCCCGAGCGCGAATTCAGTGAAGAAATTGATCCCGCGACGATGGACGGCATGCAGCCCGAAGACATCCGCGTGCATGAAAAAAACTTTTTCGATTGCATCCGCAGCGGCAAGCCGACGAACGCCAACAGCGACCTCGCTGTCCGCGTGCAAACCGTCATCTCGCTCGCCGAAATGTCGAACCGCCTGAACACGATGTGCCTCTTCGACGAAAAGACCCGCACCATCACCGACGGCTCCGGCAAGAAAATCGAAGCCATCACCTACGGCACATTACCCGAATCTTAA